In a single window of the Cucumis melo cultivar AY chromosome 11, USDA_Cmelo_AY_1.0, whole genome shotgun sequence genome:
- the LOC127151727 gene encoding uncharacterized protein LOC127151727 has product MRWAPSVSELVWGTLCFWPNQNQTCLALRVQPVRSSKMRWAPSVSELVWGTLRFWPNQNQTCLALRVQPVRSSKMRWAPSVSELVWGTLRFWPNQNQTCLALRVQPVRSSKMRWAPSVSELVWGTLRFWPNQNHICLALRVQPVRSSKMRWAPSVSELVWGTLRFWPNQNQTCLALRVQPVRSSKMRWAPSVSELVWGTLCFWPNQNQTCLALRVQPVRSSKMRWAPSVSELVWGTLRFWPNQNQTCLALRVQPVRSSKMRWAPSVSELVWGTLCFWPNQNQTCLALRVQPVRSSKMRWAPSVSELVWGTLRFWPNQNQTCLALRVQPVRSSKMRWAPSVSEFVWGTLCFWPNQNQTCLALRVQPVRSSKMRWAPSVSELVWGTLRFWPNQNQTCLALRVQPVRSSKMRWAPSVSELVWGTLCFWPNQNQTCLALRVQPVRSSKMRWAPSVSELVWGTLRFWPNQNQTCLALKVQPVRSSKMRWAPSVSELVWGTLCFWPIQNQTCLALRVQPVRSSKMRWAPSVSELVWGTLRFWPNQNQTCLALRVQPVRSSKMRWAPSVSELVWGTLCFWPNQNQTCLALRVQPVRSSKMRWAPSVSELV; this is encoded by the exons atgcgttgggctccctcagtatcagaacttgtgtggggaactctttgcttttggcctaaccaaaaccagacctgcctagcccttagagtccagccggttaggtcgagtaaaatgcgttgggctccctcagtatcagaacttgtgtggggaactcttcgcttttggcctaaccaaaaccagacctgcctagcccttagagtccagccggttaggtcgagtaaaatgcgttgggctccctcagtatcagaacttgtgtggggaacacttcgcttttggcctaaccaaaaccagacctgcctagcccttagagtccagccggttaggtcgagtaaaatgcgttgggctccctcagtatcagaacttgtgtggggaacacttcgcttttggcctaaccaaaaccatatctgcctagcccttagagtccagccggttaggtcgagtaaaatgcgttgggctccctcagtatcagaacttgtgtggggaacacttcgcttttggcctaaccaaaaccagacctgcctagcccttagagtccagccggttaggtcgagtaaaatgcgttgggctccctcagtatcagaacttgtgtggggaactctttgcttttggcctaaccaaaaccagacctgcctagcccttagagtccagccggttaggtcgagtaaaatgcgttgggctccctcagtatcagaacttgtgtggggaacacttcgcttttggcctaaccaaaaccagacctgcctagcccttagagtccagccggttaggtcgagtaaaatgcgttgggctccctcagtatcagaacttgtgtggggaactctttgcttttggcctaaccaaaaccagacctgcctagcccttagagtccaaccggttag gtcgagtaaaatgcgttgggctccctcagtatcagaacttgtgtggggaacacttcgcttttggcctaaccaaaaccagacctgcctagcccttagagtccagccggttaggtcgagtaaaatgcgttgggctccctcagtatcagaatttgtgtggggaactctttgcttttggcctaaccaaaaccagacctgcctagcccttagagtccagccggttaggtcgagtaaaatgcgttgggctccctcagtatcagaacttgtgtggggaacacttcgcttttggcctaaccaaaaccagacctgcctagcccttagagtccagccggttaggtcgagtaaaatgcgttgggctccctcagtatcagaacttgtgtggggaactctttgcttttggcctaaccaaaaccagacctgcctagcccttagagtccaaccggttaggtcgagtaaaatgcgttgggctccctcagtatcagaacttgtgtggggaactcttcgcttttggcctaaccaaaaccagacctgcctagcccttaaagtccagccggttaggtcgagtaaaatgcgttgggctccctcagtatcagaacttgtgtggggaactctttgcttttggcctatccaaaaccagacctgcctagcccttagagtccagccggttaggtcgagtaaaatgcgttgggctccctcagtatcagaacttgtgtggggaactcttcgcttttggcctaaccaaaaccagacctgcctagcccttagagtccagccggttaggtcgagtaaaatgcgttgggctccctcagtatcagaacttgtgtggggaactctttgcttttggcctaaccaaaaccagacctgcctagcccttagagtccaaccggttaggtcgagtaaaatgcgttgggctccctcagtatcagaacttgtgtga
- the LOC103503028 gene encoding uncharacterized protein LOC103503028, protein MENGKPITTMCAVIAMDYTNFCYRVCSICERTLPVNPSSSLCKFCNFNAFNPGSSSSKRVFRLLMSIATDKEVQTVICFDRVAKVLFGCSADEFFDFAKLHPFAAETVSEILVGEMFRITISKPKNGNAQHSRVVQIVPLSSCFQPAIIRLRELYGVNSN, encoded by the exons ATGGAAAATGGTAAGCCAATAACAACCATGTGCGCAGTGATAGCTATGGATTACACCAATTTCTGTTACAGAGTGTGTTCTATCTGTGAGAGAACACTTCCCGTTAACCCATCTTCTTCTCTTTGCAAATTCTGCAACTTCAACGCCTTTAATCCCGGTTCTTCTTCCTCTAAACGCGTCTTCCGTCTTCTT ATGTCAATTGCAACGGATAAGGAAGTACAAACTGTAATATGCTTTGATAGGGTTGCTAAGGTTCTGTTTGGTTGCTCTGCTGATGAGTTTTTTGACTTTGCTAAGCTACATCCTTTTGCTG CTGAAACTGTAAGTGAAATTCTGGTGGGAGAGATGTTTAGGATCACAATATCTAAACCAAAGAATGGCAATGCACAACACTCAAGAGTTGTCCAAATTGTTCCTCTGAGTTCATGTTTTCAACCAGCGATTATTAGACTGAGGGAATTGTATGG AGTAAATTCCAATTGA